From the Cohaesibacter sp. ES.047 genome, one window contains:
- a CDS encoding TRAP transporter large permease, protein MNEAISIAIFLFALFFLLGTSVWVGASLMLTAILGMFLFTSAPIGDALALTIWGSQSSWTLTALPLFIWMGEILFRTNLSETLFRGIAPFMRRLPGSLLHVNVGASAIFAAISGSSAATVATVGKMAIPELRKRKYPEKQIVGSLAGAGTLGLLIPPSISMIIYGVTVNESIAQLFMAAMIPGICLALMFMGYIVLWGLRSGAGLQLEPETNWSEKLSAFLGLLPVITLILAVIGSIYAGIATATEAAALGVLGSFLLAAFQRTLTRESFIDSVIGAVRTTTMIMFILMGSGFLSLAMGFTGIPKALAEGIAAWQPSPLALILTLTVFYIILGCFLDGISSIVLTMAVIEPMVRAAGFDMLWFGVYLMIVVEMAQITPPIGFNLFVLQGMTGHDIGFIARAAVPSFVVMCLFVGLLVIFPDLALWLPNFLK, encoded by the coding sequence ATGAACGAAGCCATCTCCATTGCGATATTCCTCTTCGCGCTGTTCTTTCTGCTCGGCACCAGTGTCTGGGTCGGGGCCTCTCTCATGCTCACCGCCATTCTGGGCATGTTTCTTTTCACCTCTGCGCCAATCGGCGATGCTCTGGCGCTGACCATCTGGGGCAGCCAGTCTTCGTGGACGTTGACGGCCTTGCCGCTGTTCATCTGGATGGGCGAGATTCTGTTCCGCACCAACCTGTCCGAGACCCTGTTTCGCGGCATAGCGCCCTTCATGCGGCGCTTGCCCGGCAGCCTGCTGCATGTCAATGTCGGTGCCTCTGCCATCTTTGCGGCCATCTCCGGTTCGTCCGCTGCGACAGTGGCAACCGTCGGCAAAATGGCCATCCCCGAGCTGCGCAAGCGCAAATATCCCGAAAAACAGATCGTCGGCTCGCTGGCTGGTGCCGGAACGCTGGGGCTTCTCATCCCGCCATCCATTTCGATGATCATTTACGGCGTGACGGTCAACGAGAGCATCGCCCAGCTTTTCATGGCGGCGATGATCCCCGGCATCTGCCTGGCGTTGATGTTTATGGGCTATATCGTGCTGTGGGGCCTGCGCAGTGGGGCGGGCCTGCAGCTTGAACCTGAGACCAACTGGTCCGAAAAGCTCTCGGCCTTCTTGGGCCTGTTGCCGGTCATCACCCTTATTCTTGCCGTGATCGGCTCGATCTATGCAGGCATCGCTACGGCAACAGAGGCCGCTGCGTTGGGCGTTCTGGGATCATTCCTGCTGGCTGCCTTCCAGCGGACCCTTACGCGTGAGAGCTTCATCGACTCTGTGATCGGCGCCGTGCGTACCACCACGATGATCATGTTCATCCTGATGGGCTCGGGCTTCCTGTCGCTGGCCATGGGCTTTACCGGCATCCCCAAGGCGCTGGCCGAAGGCATTGCGGCCTGGCAACCCTCGCCGCTGGCGCTCATTCTGACCCTGACGGTCTTCTACATCATCCTTGGCTGTTTCCTCGACGGCATTTCATCGATCGTCCTGACGATGGCAGTCATTGAGCCGATGGTGCGGGCGGCGGGCTTTGATATGCTCTGGTTCGGCGTCTATCTGATGATCGTTGTCGAAATGGCCCAGATCACGCCGCCCATCGGGTTTAACCTGTTCGTTCTGCAAGGCATGACCGGGCACGATATCGGCTTCATCGCCCGAGCAGCTGTGCCCAGTTTCGTGGTGATGTGTCTGTTCGTCGGCCTGTTGGTGATTTTCCCCGATCTGGCCCTCTGGTTGCCAAACTTCCTCAAGTAG
- a CDS encoding TRAP transporter small permease, with the protein METINRFLDRIYLAAAWIAGALLILLCSLVLYSILARLVGWFGGGASDVAGYVMATSTFMALAYTFRSQGHIRVSILTRRLEGFHRRLAEIWAHAVIAALACFLSYYMIRLMLDSYDFGERSEGADAILLWIPQAPVALGSVLFALSTLHVLAIALFDYDKIDPELHEGEGPQEV; encoded by the coding sequence ATGGAAACGATCAATCGGTTTCTTGACCGCATCTATCTGGCTGCCGCCTGGATTGCCGGGGCGCTGCTTATTCTTCTGTGCTCGCTTGTGCTTTACAGCATTCTCGCCCGTCTCGTCGGCTGGTTCGGCGGAGGCGCGTCCGACGTTGCGGGCTATGTCATGGCCACCAGCACCTTCATGGCGCTTGCCTATACTTTCCGTTCGCAAGGGCATATCCGTGTGTCGATCCTGACCCGCCGCCTTGAAGGCTTTCATCGCCGTCTGGCCGAAATCTGGGCCCATGCGGTCATTGCGGCTCTCGCGTGCTTCCTGTCCTACTACATGATCCGGCTGATGCTGGATTCCTATGATTTCGGCGAGCGCAGTGAAGGCGCGGATGCGATCCTTTTGTGGATCCCGCAGGCACCAGTGGCGCTTGGCTCGGTGCTTTTCGCCCTGTCCACCCTGCATGTTCTGGCGATTGCCCTGTTTGATTATGACAAGATTGATCCCGAATTGCACGAAGGCGAAGGACCGCAAGAAGTATGA
- a CDS encoding TRAP transporter substrate-binding protein: protein MKTKLMLAMATGLAMITTASQAEKWDMALAYSATNFHSEMAAEFAKDVTEKTDGALEIATHPSGSLFGGAEIFGAVRKGLVPMGERLISALGNEDPIYEIDALPFLATSFEDSMKLYKASKPALEKTLAKARVKLLYSCPWPPQGFYSIKEAKVPADVEGLKFRAYNATTSKIAEALGMAPTKIEAAELSQAFATGVAESMISSGATGYDRKLWEHVKYYYDVKAWLPRNMVIVNAKAWARLDDNIKTIVEEAAATAESKCWAKSAELDGWYIEQFKEQGMNVAPASDAMMEAFSKAGDELKAAWLERAGDEGAAVLKAYEGM, encoded by the coding sequence ATGAAAACCAAATTGATGTTAGCTATGGCAACGGGTCTTGCGATGATCACCACCGCTTCGCAGGCCGAAAAATGGGATATGGCGCTGGCCTATTCCGCAACCAACTTCCATTCCGAAATGGCGGCAGAATTCGCCAAGGACGTGACCGAGAAGACCGATGGCGCGCTCGAAATCGCGACACACCCGTCCGGCTCTCTGTTTGGGGGTGCCGAGATCTTCGGGGCCGTCCGCAAGGGGCTCGTGCCCATGGGTGAGCGCCTGATCTCTGCCCTTGGCAACGAGGACCCAATTTACGAAATCGATGCCCTGCCGTTCCTTGCGACCTCATTTGAGGATTCCATGAAGCTTTACAAGGCCTCGAAACCGGCTCTGGAAAAGACCTTGGCCAAGGCCCGCGTCAAGCTGCTTTACTCCTGCCCGTGGCCACCGCAGGGCTTCTACTCCATCAAGGAAGCCAAGGTTCCCGCTGACGTGGAAGGCCTGAAGTTCCGCGCCTACAACGCCACCACCTCCAAGATCGCCGAAGCACTCGGCATGGCACCCACCAAGATCGAAGCTGCCGAGCTCAGTCAGGCCTTTGCCACTGGCGTGGCTGAATCGATGATTTCCTCCGGCGCAACCGGCTATGACCGCAAACTCTGGGAACATGTCAAATATTACTACGATGTGAAGGCATGGCTGCCGCGCAACATGGTCATCGTCAATGCCAAGGCATGGGCGCGTCTCGATGACAACATCAAGACCATCGTCGAGGAAGCCGCAGCGACGGCCGAGAGCAAATGCTGGGCGAAATCTGCTGAACTGGATGGCTGGTACATCGAGCAGTTCAAGGAACAGGGCATGAATGTTGCCCCTGCAAGCGATGCGATGATGGAAGCCTTCTCCAAGGCTGGCGACGAACTCAAGGCCGCATGGCTTGAGCGCGCCGGCGATGAAGGCGCAGCTGTCCTTAAAGCCTACGAGGGCATGTAA
- a CDS encoding FAD-binding oxidoreductase: MAETILVCGAGMVGVTTALELQRRGLSVTLIDRRDPGEETSHGNAGIITRTSLAPINSPMLWRQLPKLMLNRSTSFRYSNAFMMRNIGWGLGFLRRTSRSAFEETTKALFDLIELSRTEHDRLKGEAAAESMFHDDGWLFVYRSEKDFEAASYTRNIYARYGVDMETLDPAGIHDHDPGLKPIFAKGLWVKDTWSVQDPGELVRAYARLFVERGGVIRKMSLATLEQEGEGWEALAEDGSSFSADKVVVALGPWSKDFCARLGYKVPMGYERGYHMLYRRPEDEDVIPVSKPYYDVSAGYVLSPMQEGLRLCTGVELTSLDATGNFQQLNSAETSARQAIELGERMLDEPWMGSRPTMPDSRPVIGPAPGRDGLYFAFGHQHIGFNTGPGTAIICADQIIGRNKNSLAEPFRPDRFILPAKQ, encoded by the coding sequence ATGGCTGAAACGATACTGGTGTGCGGCGCTGGAATGGTTGGTGTAACAACCGCGCTCGAGCTGCAACGGCGCGGCTTGTCCGTCACCTTGATTGATCGCCGCGACCCGGGCGAAGAAACCTCCCACGGCAACGCCGGTATCATCACGCGCACATCGCTCGCACCCATCAACAGTCCGATGCTCTGGCGTCAGCTGCCCAAGCTGATGCTCAATCGCTCGACATCGTTTCGCTATTCCAACGCCTTCATGATGCGCAACATCGGCTGGGGCCTTGGCTTCTTGCGGCGCACATCCCGCTCCGCCTTTGAGGAAACCACCAAAGCGCTGTTTGATCTCATCGAGCTGTCCCGCACCGAGCATGATCGATTAAAAGGCGAGGCAGCGGCAGAGAGTATGTTCCACGATGATGGCTGGCTGTTTGTCTATCGCAGCGAGAAGGATTTCGAGGCCGCGTCCTACACGCGTAACATCTATGCCCGCTATGGCGTTGACATGGAAACCCTCGACCCTGCCGGGATCCATGACCATGATCCGGGCTTGAAGCCTATCTTTGCCAAGGGGCTATGGGTCAAGGACACATGGTCGGTGCAAGACCCCGGCGAGCTGGTTCGCGCCTACGCCCGCCTGTTCGTGGAGCGTGGCGGTGTGATCCGCAAAATGAGCCTTGCGACCCTTGAGCAAGAAGGCGAAGGCTGGGAAGCCCTCGCTGAAGACGGAAGCAGCTTCAGCGCTGACAAGGTCGTTGTTGCGCTCGGGCCGTGGTCGAAGGACTTCTGCGCCCGTCTCGGTTACAAAGTTCCCATGGGATACGAGCGCGGCTATCACATGCTCTACCGCCGCCCCGAGGATGAGGACGTGATCCCGGTCAGCAAGCCCTATTATGATGTTTCAGCGGGCTATGTTCTCTCCCCCATGCAGGAAGGACTCAGATTGTGTACAGGCGTGGAGCTCACGTCACTTGACGCTACCGGAAATTTCCAACAACTTAATTCTGCGGAAACCTCGGCCAGACAGGCAATCGAGCTGGGTGAGCGCATGCTGGACGAGCCATGGATGGGCAGTCGCCCGACCATGCCGGACAGCCGACCCGTGATCGGTCCTGCGCCGGGCCGGGACGGTCTCTATTTTGCCTTCGGGCATCAGCATATCGGGTTCAATACGGGCCCGGGCACAGCAATCATCTGCGCCGACCAGATAATAGGTCGGAATAAAAATAGTTTAGCCGAACCTTTCCGCCCGGATCGGTTCATCCTTCCAGCCAAACAATAA
- a CDS encoding aspartate/glutamate racemase family protein, with protein MPDPSPSPFVGILMLDTRFERPIGDAGNVASYPCPARVAVVEGAESPEIVKDGRPSDALVEAFLRAARQLEADGAIAITSTCGFLITIRKELQAAVSIPVITSALCLYPALKARHPDGRIGILTASKSSLGKVALAAAGIDAKDVVIEGMEDCPAFAEAILRAKADQTLKMDQGAIEAAITAKAKAMVARHPNVRAFLLECGNMPPYQAAIAKATGRPVVSLLDGIADLLRRA; from the coding sequence ATGCCTGATCCATCTCCATCCCCCTTTGTCGGCATCCTGATGCTCGACACCCGCTTTGAGCGCCCGATTGGGGATGCAGGCAACGTGGCGAGCTATCCCTGCCCGGCTCGGGTCGCCGTGGTTGAAGGCGCGGAAAGCCCCGAAATCGTCAAGGATGGACGGCCATCTGATGCACTGGTTGAGGCCTTCCTCCGCGCAGCACGCCAGCTTGAAGCCGATGGCGCGATAGCCATCACCTCGACCTGCGGCTTTCTGATCACGATCCGAAAGGAATTGCAGGCAGCGGTGTCGATCCCGGTGATAACATCAGCGCTTTGCCTTTACCCCGCGCTCAAAGCCAGGCACCCTGACGGGCGCATTGGCATTCTGACAGCCTCGAAGTCCTCGCTTGGTAAGGTTGCTTTGGCTGCAGCGGGGATCGATGCCAAGGATGTGGTGATCGAGGGAATGGAGGATTGTCCCGCCTTTGCCGAGGCTATCCTCAGAGCGAAGGCGGACCAGACGCTTAAGATGGACCAAGGAGCTATCGAAGCCGCCATCACCGCCAAAGCCAAAGCGATGGTGGCCCGACATCCGAACGTCAGGGCGTTCCTGCTTGAGTGTGGAAACATGCCGCCCTATCAGGCAGCAATCGCAAAGGCGACGGGGCGGCCCGTCGTCTCGCTTCTGGATGGCATTGCCGATCTGCTGCGCCGCGCGTGA
- a CDS encoding D-serine ammonia-lyase has translation MSSPLEAPLLDRIKSARPTLWCNPAYVPAVDPEAAEGLSKALDDWALIAPLLEALFPQLKQSGGEIASDLIDVPDLQTALGYGAPHFGRLFVKGDHDLPVAGSVKARGGLFEVLMHAVNEARAFGFLAADESLTKLASTEAHSFFGRRTIAVGSTGNLGLSVGLAARTLGYNVVVHMSADAKEWKIERLRRFGVKVMQYEGDYNLAVAAARDAASRDPLAYFVDDEDSELLFRGYSAAAAELKTQLEDAGIVIGPDRPLFLYLPCGIGGAPGGIAYGARAVFGPDVHCFFAEPVQSPSALVQMMHGSDQPLPVYEFGLSNKTEADGMAVATMSQLVARRMRERLAGVYTAGDDDLFRWVSLAYSHAGLQIEPSAAIGFAGPHFLLSTEAGRHFCATHLAPDALNRAVHVAWATGGSLVPEVQFQTFVDRGSSLGSQFDLMREDL, from the coding sequence ATGTCCTCCCCTCTTGAGGCGCCTCTCCTTGATCGGATCAAGTCGGCGCGCCCGACGCTTTGGTGCAATCCGGCCTATGTGCCAGCTGTCGACCCCGAAGCGGCAGAAGGCCTTTCCAAGGCGCTTGACGACTGGGCGCTCATTGCCCCACTGCTTGAAGCGCTTTTCCCGCAACTCAAGCAAAGTGGCGGAGAGATCGCCTCCGACCTCATTGATGTGCCCGATCTTCAGACGGCGCTCGGATATGGTGCTCCTCACTTTGGTCGCCTCTTCGTCAAGGGCGATCATGATCTGCCGGTGGCCGGGTCGGTCAAGGCACGCGGCGGGCTGTTCGAAGTGCTCATGCACGCGGTGAACGAAGCCCGCGCCTTCGGCTTTCTGGCTGCAGATGAGAGCCTCACCAAGCTGGCGAGCACGGAAGCGCACAGTTTCTTTGGCCGCCGCACCATCGCTGTCGGCTCAACCGGCAATCTTGGTCTCAGCGTTGGCCTTGCCGCCCGCACCCTTGGCTACAATGTGGTCGTGCACATGTCCGCAGACGCCAAGGAATGGAAGATCGAGCGGTTGCGACGCTTCGGTGTCAAGGTCATGCAATATGAGGGCGATTACAATCTGGCGGTCGCCGCTGCGCGTGACGCAGCGAGCCGTGATCCACTGGCTTACTTTGTCGATGACGAGGATTCCGAACTGCTGTTCAGAGGATATAGCGCCGCGGCCGCCGAGCTGAAAACCCAGCTGGAGGATGCGGGCATTGTGATCGGCCCGGACCGCCCACTCTTTCTTTATCTGCCGTGTGGCATTGGAGGAGCGCCGGGCGGTATCGCCTATGGCGCCCGTGCCGTCTTTGGCCCTGATGTCCATTGCTTTTTTGCCGAGCCGGTCCAGTCGCCATCCGCTCTCGTTCAGATGATGCACGGGTCGGATCAGCCGTTACCGGTGTATGAATTTGGCCTCAGCAACAAGACCGAAGCGGACGGGATGGCGGTGGCCACCATGTCCCAGCTTGTTGCCCGCCGGATGCGTGAGCGGCTGGCCGGTGTCTATACGGCTGGTGACGATGATTTGTTCCGCTGGGTGTCGCTTGCCTACAGTCACGCCGGCCTGCAAATTGAGCCTTCTGCAGCCATCGGGTTTGCCGGTCCGCATTTCCTGCTAAGCACCGAGGCGGGGCGACATTTCTGCGCAACGCATCTGGCCCCGGATGCCCTCAACAGGGCCGTGCATGTTGCATGGGCGACCGGCGGATCTCTGGTGCCGGAGGTGCAATTCCAGACCTTTGTCGACCGTGGTTCATCCCTTGGCAGCCAATTTGATTTGATGCGTGAAGATCTCTGA
- a CDS encoding sulfite exporter TauE/SafE family protein yields MNEILILFGVIALSGAVAGIISGLLGVGGGIILVPAFFYAFTTLGYQPDQLMQICVATSTGTIIFTSLRSVMSHHKRGAVSVSLIKSWGPFIAIGALIGVFAAASLRSHELQLVFGCIGVCLGLYMLLGRKDWRLSSELPGRMLSGIYGMGIGFFSALMGIGGGSFTVPLLTAYNVPPHKAVATSPGFGLMISVPAFLAFMATGWDVSGKPPYTIGYVNLPAVVLIVMTTMLTVPLGVRMAHALSPRHLRIVFACTILVLAGNMLRKALMG; encoded by the coding sequence ATGAACGAAATTCTCATATTGTTTGGCGTGATCGCCCTGTCCGGTGCCGTAGCCGGGATCATTTCCGGCCTGCTCGGAGTTGGCGGTGGCATCATTCTGGTGCCTGCCTTCTTCTATGCCTTCACCACCCTTGGCTATCAGCCCGATCAGCTGATGCAGATCTGTGTGGCGACGTCCACCGGCACCATCATCTTCACCTCGCTCAGATCGGTTATGTCCCATCACAAGCGGGGAGCCGTGAGTGTTTCGCTGATCAAGAGCTGGGGCCCTTTCATTGCCATTGGAGCCCTCATCGGGGTGTTTGCGGCGGCCAGTCTCAGATCGCATGAATTGCAGCTCGTTTTTGGATGCATCGGTGTTTGCCTTGGGCTTTACATGCTCCTTGGCAGGAAGGACTGGCGCCTGTCCAGCGAATTGCCCGGCCGAATGTTGAGCGGCATTTATGGCATGGGCATCGGGTTTTTCTCGGCCCTGATGGGGATCGGCGGCGGGTCTTTCACCGTGCCCCTGCTGACAGCTTACAATGTGCCGCCCCATAAGGCCGTGGCGACGTCGCCGGGCTTTGGGCTGATGATTTCCGTGCCTGCCTTTCTGGCCTTCATGGCAACCGGCTGGGATGTGAGCGGCAAGCCGCCCTACACCATCGGTTATGTCAATCTTCCCGCTGTGGTTCTGATCGTGATGACCACCATGCTCACCGTTCCGTTGGGCGTTCGGATGGCCCATGCTCTGTCACCCCGACATTTGCGGATCGTGTTCGCCTGCACCATTCTGGTGCTTGCGGGGAACATGCTGCGCAAGGCTCTGATGGGTTGA
- a CDS encoding Lrp/AsnC family transcriptional regulator, whose protein sequence is MAEFDRIDRNILRALQMEGRLSNAELAERVHVSPATCHRRTQRLFEEGYITGVSARINPEPVGLGALVQVGVVLDRSTPESFGAFEKAVVEIPAVLDCNLVAGDFDYLLKIRVRDMADFNKLHAQQLIALPGVRQTRTFFVMKEVKNNAPLPF, encoded by the coding sequence ATGGCTGAATTTGATCGCATCGACCGCAATATCCTTAGAGCCCTGCAGATGGAAGGCCGCCTCAGCAATGCCGAACTGGCCGAGCGGGTCCATGTCAGCCCGGCCACCTGTCACAGGCGAACCCAGAGATTGTTCGAAGAGGGATATATCACCGGTGTCAGTGCGCGCATCAATCCCGAGCCGGTTGGTCTGGGGGCGCTGGTTCAGGTCGGTGTCGTGCTGGATCGCTCCACCCCCGAAAGCTTCGGGGCCTTCGAGAAGGCCGTGGTAGAAATCCCGGCGGTGCTGGACTGCAATCTGGTCGCGGGTGATTTCGATTATCTTCTGAAGATCCGCGTGCGTGACATGGCCGATTTCAACAAGCTTCATGCCCAGCAGCTGATTGCTCTTCCCGGTGTTCGCCAGACCCGCACCTTCTTTGTCATGAAGGAGGTGAAAAACAACGCGCCCCTGCCGTTCTAG
- a CDS encoding 1-aminocyclopropane-1-carboxylate deaminase produces the protein MSLLKKFERYPLTFGPTPIEHLPRLTEALGGDVEIYAKRDDCNSGLAMGGNKLRKLEYIVPDAIAAGADTLVSIGGVQSNHTRMVAATAAKIGMKCVVVQEKWVPHYDAVYDRVGNILMTRLMGADSRLVDEGFDIGIRESWENAIQSVKDAGGKPYAIPAGASVHKYGALGYIGFAEEVAEQEKELGFKFDYIVVCVVTGSTQGGMIVGFAAQDRADRVIGIDASATIEQTREQVRSIVDNTAELVGLGRQVRDDEIVINPDYAYPAYGVPSDETNEAIRLAARTEAMMTDPVYEGKSMQGLVDLTKKGFFPKGSKVLYAHLGGAPALNGYSYYYKDG, from the coding sequence ATGTCACTACTTAAGAAATTCGAGCGCTACCCCCTTACTTTTGGCCCGACACCCATCGAGCATCTGCCGCGCCTCACCGAGGCACTGGGTGGAGATGTCGAAATCTATGCCAAGCGGGATGATTGCAACTCCGGTCTTGCAATGGGTGGTAACAAACTCAGAAAACTGGAATATATCGTCCCTGATGCCATCGCTGCAGGTGCCGACACGCTGGTCTCCATTGGCGGCGTCCAGTCCAACCATACGCGCATGGTCGCAGCCACCGCTGCCAAAATCGGCATGAAATGCGTGGTGGTGCAGGAAAAATGGGTGCCCCATTATGATGCCGTCTATGATCGGGTTGGCAATATCCTGATGACGCGCCTGATGGGTGCGGACAGCCGTCTTGTTGATGAAGGCTTTGACATCGGCATTCGCGAAAGCTGGGAAAATGCCATCCAGTCGGTCAAGGACGCGGGCGGCAAGCCCTATGCCATTCCGGCGGGTGCTTCGGTGCACAAATATGGCGCGCTCGGATATATCGGCTTTGCCGAGGAAGTCGCCGAGCAGGAAAAAGAGCTGGGCTTCAAGTTCGATTATATCGTCGTCTGCGTCGTCACCGGCTCCACGCAGGGCGGCATGATTGTCGGCTTTGCCGCTCAGGACCGCGCTGACCGGGTCATCGGTATCGATGCATCGGCCACCATCGAGCAGACACGCGAGCAAGTTCGCTCCATCGTCGACAACACCGCCGAGCTTGTCGGTCTTGGGCGTCAGGTTCGCGACGACGAGATCGTCATCAATCCAGACTATGCCTATCCGGCCTATGGCGTGCCGTCAGACGAGACCAACGAGGCCATCCGCTTGGCTGCCCGCACCGAAGCGATGATGACCGACCCGGTGTATGAAGGCAAATCCATGCAGGGTCTTGTTGATCTGACCAAGAAGGGTTTCTTCCCCAAAGGCTCCAAGGTGCTTTATGCGCATCTGGGCGGAGCACCGGCGCTGAATGGTTACAGCTATTACTACAAGGACGGCTAG
- a CDS encoding sigma-54-dependent Fis family transcriptional regulator: protein MADLTLRGAALSALDQTTISASWDRCVKEHGLDQWKRHHETVVRRERVRDSIEHLGPLFTACRSQVQHIFKNIVGSGHAVILTDKSGTIVEFAVQSTLENLFRKAGLRRGADWSEAREGTNGIGTAIAEKKSITIYRDQHFHNHHASLTCTGAPVFDVDGQVLALFDVSSIGRKDDPDILAHTRALLEMSARLISRRHFQDHFSSHWVMRFHPDAERVGLLEEGLVALDHNGRIAGADQQALSHLAVSDRSDILGRDIDELIDMERDQLAAHLSDAGRVPAQVAIRDVFKRDTPLVHARLIEPEAASREMRVSGGAIAAPVRPVRHKPAMVGPSALERMVGDDLNLRDLASKASKLYEHDVPLLITGETGVGKDSFARALHEASSRKNAPFIAVNCGALPENLIEGELFGYKAGAFTGAQASGFKGQILAANGGTLLLDEIGDMPLSAQTRLLQVLERRQVTPLGSTKGIDLDIRLLAATHQPLEDLCAEGRFREDLYYRICGFVLPLPALRQRRDIAALIGRLMPGTALDDPTAFSREARNLIEQHRWPGNIRQLKHALKTAFILADGGPIQPHHLGLKENRGMDLPCQVNAAAPAIAANLRGGESGLKASLDVERRERALIEKALSEAKWNVSRCAQQLGISRNTLYRKMKSHGIGRSH from the coding sequence TTGGCCGATCTTACTCTGCGCGGCGCAGCTCTGTCTGCGCTTGACCAGACCACCATATCTGCATCCTGGGATCGCTGCGTGAAAGAGCACGGGCTTGATCAGTGGAAACGCCATCACGAGACGGTGGTGCGCCGAGAGCGCGTGCGCGATTCCATCGAGCATCTCGGCCCGCTCTTTACCGCCTGCCGCTCACAGGTGCAGCATATCTTCAAAAATATTGTCGGATCGGGTCATGCTGTCATTCTGACCGACAAGAGTGGCACCATCGTCGAATTTGCCGTCCAGTCGACGCTTGAAAATCTCTTCCGCAAGGCCGGTCTCAGGCGCGGTGCAGACTGGAGCGAGGCGAGAGAAGGGACCAATGGCATCGGCACGGCCATCGCCGAGAAGAAATCCATCACCATCTATCGCGACCAGCATTTTCACAATCATCACGCAAGCCTGACCTGTACGGGCGCACCCGTGTTCGATGTTGATGGGCAGGTGCTGGCCCTGTTTGATGTTTCAAGCATCGGACGCAAGGACGATCCCGACATTCTGGCCCACACGCGCGCGCTTCTTGAGATGTCTGCGCGGCTTATCAGTCGGCGTCATTTTCAGGATCATTTCTCAAGCCATTGGGTCATGCGCTTCCATCCGGACGCAGAACGGGTGGGGCTTCTGGAGGAGGGGCTTGTCGCGCTGGATCACAACGGACGCATCGCTGGTGCGGATCAACAGGCGCTCAGCCATCTTGCGGTTTCGGATCGCTCGGACATTCTGGGGCGCGACATTGATGAACTCATCGACATGGAGCGTGACCAGCTTGCCGCCCACCTTTCCGACGCGGGGCGAGTTCCTGCGCAAGTCGCCATTCGCGATGTCTTCAAGCGGGATACGCCGCTTGTTCATGCCCGTCTGATCGAGCCGGAAGCGGCCAGTCGCGAGATGCGGGTGTCTGGCGGAGCGATTGCAGCGCCTGTTCGCCCCGTAAGGCACAAGCCCGCCATGGTGGGGCCTTCCGCGCTAGAGCGCATGGTCGGGGACGATCTCAATTTGCGGGATCTCGCGTCCAAAGCCAGTAAACTTTACGAGCATGACGTGCCATTGCTCATCACTGGAGAGACCGGAGTGGGCAAGGACAGCTTTGCCCGCGCTTTGCATGAGGCCTCAAGTCGCAAGAACGCGCCCTTCATTGCCGTCAACTGCGGGGCCTTGCCGGAAAATCTCATCGAAGGGGAATTGTTCGGCTACAAGGCAGGCGCCTTCACCGGGGCGCAGGCGAGCGGCTTCAAGGGCCAGATCTTGGCGGCCAATGGCGGCACCCTGCTGCTCGATGAAATCGGCGATATGCCCCTCTCGGCCCAGACGCGCTTGCTTCAGGTTCTGGAACGGCGACAGGTGACGCCGCTTGGTAGCACCAAGGGCATCGATCTGGACATTCGCCTGTTGGCAGCAACCCATCAGCCACTTGAAGATCTCTGCGCCGAAGGGCGGTTCCGGGAGGATCTCTATTACCGCATTTGCGGCTTTGTCTTGCCCCTGCCAGCTTTGCGGCAGCGCCGCGATATTGCCGCGCTCATCGGGCGTCTGATGCCCGGCACCGCGCTTGACGATCCGACCGCCTTTTCCCGTGAAGCGCGCAACCTGATTGAGCAGCACCGCTGGCCCGGCAACATTCGCCAGTTGAAGCATGCGCTCAAAACCGCTTTCATCTTGGCCGACGGCGGCCCAATCCAGCCTCATCATCTCGGATTGAAAGAAAATAGGGGAATGGATCTACCCTGCCAGGTCAATGCAGCAGCGCCAGCGATTGCAGCCAACCTGCGAGGGGGAGAGAGCGGACTGAAGGCGAGCCTTGACGTCGAGAGGCGCGAGCGGGCGCTGATTGAGAAGGCTCTTAGTGAAGCGAAATGGAATGTTTCCCGCTGCGCCCAGCAGCTCGGCATCTCGCGCAATACGCTTTACAGAAAAATGAAAAGCCACGGCATCGGACGGTCACACTAA